The following DNA comes from Athene noctua chromosome 1, bAthNoc1.hap1.1, whole genome shotgun sequence.
TTTACAGAACAGGAAACAGTAACGGGGCTGTTTTCCAAGGATTGCATCCTCCCTTGTCTTTTCCCACCTGGGGACGATGAAGTAATTTACtggaagaaaggggagagaaatgtGCACAGCTACTACTACCAGAAGGATCAGCTGGAAAGTCAAGACCCAGATTACAGACACAGAACACAGCTGTTCCGTGAGAACATTCCTAGTGGAAATGCCTCCTTGAAACTTAGTAACCTGACTTTGACTGATGAGGGCCCTTATAATTGCTATGTGGGAACTCAGCAAACTAAGGTAGAAGTGGAAGTCATGCTGCATGTAAGAGGTTGGTAAAATGTCAAAAGTGCTTGAATTGTGCTAGTGGAAATGGAATTACAGCAACAGctttttctgtgttatttctcACATGAAATCAAAATCCTCTAACCCTGTAGAGCATCTTTTGGGCCTAATGGTGTTATCAAGCAGTTAATTCTCTCTGGTGAAACGTAACGTGAGGTGAAATATTACAGTGCAGCACTTGTTCTCATAACCTACAGAATGGTGATTTCTAAGGGGTAATTAGGCAGTATACTTGAGTTTTAAAACATTATGTGGCTTCTCGGAACAGTACAGAGCCTGGCATTGACAGTAAGTAGGTTatgctttcttttgtaaatttttgctttcttttgtaaatttttttctcagttaatGCTTATTCTCCCCAATGTTATTTCAAAAGATGAATCATTTCAAGTTAAAAAAGACTGTGAAAGTAGtagaactgattttttaaatatttgttatttttttaatctacagtTTCCTCTCATTATGCACTGGAATACCAAAAGACAGACACAGGAAGGGTGCTGAAGTGCTATGCCTTTCTCACTTATCCAGCACCACGTATATCTTGGGTACAAGGCAATACAGCCATACAAGAAACACATCAGGAGGAAACCAGGGTTGGAGTTCTCTATTCTTTTAGAAGTGACCAGAAAATTACAAACACAGCTGATCCTTACTACTGTCGTATTCATCTCCCTCATGAAGAGTGGGCTGCTGAATGGAAGATGCAAGGTAGGAGTGAATGGAAGTCTCTTCCTGCATTGTTACTGACGTCACAGCTGGTTTCAGAGCcaaatgaaatacagtatttctgcAGGGGGCCAACATGGATATGGGATGGTGCAAAAGTATGCACTTTCCTTTTTGAAACTCATCTGTTACTATTACAAGGCTGCATATGTCTaagaaaaagggatgagaggGGTGGCTTACAGTTTGTAAGTTAACTTTACTCTGAATATTTCTTCTATATCGCTTTCACATTTCAAGAGGTGCCCAATAATCAGACTTTACACTCTATCAAGAAAAGATTGAACTTGGACAAAATACATGGAAACCTTAGTGAACCTGGGGGTTACATGAGGAAAGTTTGCCTGCTGCTCTAGATGCGTATGCTCCTTCCTCAGTCCATTTTCCATCTTTTTGCCAGACTTCTATCAGTACTGTTTGAGCCTTTCATTATACTTCTCTTCAAGTGCCCAGATTTAGTGCTGAGGGTGCATGGGAGTGGAGAGCAGCAAGCGCTGTTTGCATTTGAGCAAACAGCAGCTTGTTTTTTAGTTAAGGAAGAACAGGACTATGAAATTCCAACTCCATTTTGTCTTCCTCCTCAATTTCACTGGAAATTCAGTTCAAGTAAACAACTGGTACTTTTCAACCTCCCCTGTTTCTTAGGGAATAATTTTTAATCGGATCAGGAGCAATGCAAGAACAATTCCCTTGGATGTGCATGGCTGCTTTCATCGCCCTGATTTCCCCCTACA
Coding sequences within:
- the HHLA2 gene encoding HERV-H LTR-associating protein 2, with the protein product MKGQKIPSLLISLFHISATLWGFTEQETVTGLFSKDCILPCLFPPGDDEVIYWKKGERNVHSYYYQKDQLESQDPDYRHRTQLFRENIPSGNASLKLSNLTLTDEGPYNCYVGTQQTKVEVEVMLHVRVSSHYALEYQKTDTGRVLKCYAFLTYPAPRISWVQGNTAIQETHQEETRVGVLYSFRSDQKITNTADPYYCRIHLPHEEWAAEWKMQDQLSNVEGNSTAISCEYSSNTTNTEGLSVVWTLNRNTVISVLASFNGTYHSYQPRVHINQNDFSLMLHDLTANDSGEYLCNISTPHYTKLTVRTLKIGKLLLFLFWRMGTSEVNAKPKSPSEICKVLRKIILCI